CGGAGCGGGGCGTCGCGGGGCGGACGATCGCCGCGAGCACCTACACCGCGACGAGCGTTCCGTCGATGATGACCGGCCTGTACCCGGCCCGCCACTGCGTCTGGAACTTCAACGACGTGCTGGCCGAGACGCCGCCCCTGCTCGCCGGGGAGCGCGCGGGGACCGACCTCCGGACCATCTGGGACAACGTCTCCGATCCCGCGCAGAAGCCGCCGAACCGCGTCCTCCGGATCCGGGGCGAGCGAACCGTCGAGGGGTCGGAGCCGCCGTTCACGGTCGTCGTCCACGACCACGGCGGCCACGCGCCGTACGACCTCCCCGACGACGACTGGAGCACGTCCCCGGCGTTCTTCGAGCGCTACGGCGACGACCCCGACCGGCTCGTCGAGCTGTACCACGCGGGCGTGGAGACGAGCGCCGAGCGGTTCCGACGGCTCGTCGAGGACCTGGAGGACCGCGCGCTGCTCGAGGAGACGCTCGTCGTGTTCACCAGCGACCACGGCGAACTGCTCGGCGAACCCGAGCGCGGCGGGGTGTGGGGCCACGGCGCGCCCGTCTGTCCCGAACTCGTCGAGGTGCCGACGGTCTTCGTGGGGGCGGGCCTCCCGGCGGGCGAGCGCATCGACACCCTCCTCTCGGGGACGGACCTCGCGCCGACGGCCCTCGGCGCGCTCGGCGAGGACGTGCCGGCCGACCGCGACGGGCTCGACCTCTGGAACGCGACGCCGCCGGAGTACCGCGTCGTCAGGTCAGACTTCTGGGCGAACGCCGGGCGCATCCGCTACGGCGCGTGCTCGGCGTGGGACGCGGACGGCGGGCTCGTTCGGAACGTCGAGGGGCCACAGGAACGCCTCGCGTTCGCGGCCCACCGAAAGTGGTTGAAGGGCGCGCAGGCCCCGGCGAACCGGCGCGGCCCGCTCCGGCAGTACCTGAACCTGCTCCGGATCTTCGGCGAGCGCGAACATGTCTACGGCGAGCCCCACCTCCTCCGCGTGCGCGAGGAACTGGTCGAGGGGTTCGAGACGAAACAGCGCGAGGCGGACGTAGAGCGCATCAGCACCGACCAGCTCCGGGCGCTCGGCTACGTCGAGTGACGCGAGTGGCGTTAGTGACGCCAGTGGCGTGAGTGATGCGAGTAGCGGGAGGGACGCGAGTGGCGGCGCGTCGCTCCGTCCTCGCCCCGTCGGATCGTCGCGGCGGTCCGACTACACCTCCCGGACGGTGACGGCCTCGTACGCAGAGAGGCCGTCGCAGAGGCGGTCGAACGCCGCCATCTCGTCGGCGAGGCGCATGCACGCCGGGTGGGCGAGCACCGTCGCGGTGCGGCCGGCCTCGCGGTGCTCGGCGACGGCGTCGAGCACCCACTCGACCCACTCGTCGGGGTGGACCGACTCGGTCCCGAAGGGCCCCTCGAACCCGTCCTCCTCGACGAACGCGGGGGTCCGGAAGGCGTGGTAGACGTGCTCGTGGTCGGGCGGCGTGTTCACCGGGACGACCGTCGGCCGCCCGCGCTCGACCGCTCCGGCCGGATCGACGACGTCCGAGAAGTGCGTGATCCCGTGGCTCGCGAGCAGGTCGGCCGTCTCGTCGTCGTGCCGGTAGGCGTGGTCGCGCCAGGAGCGGACCGTCGCGCCGCAGCCCTCCAGTGCGTCGATCGTCCGGCGGATCTCCCAGGCCTGGAACCGGCGGGGGCCGTTCCACGAGCCGGTGAGTCCGCGCCAGAGCTTGTGGACGGGGGTGCTGAAGGCGTAGTAGTTGTGACCGCCGATCTCCACGCCGTCGGCGGCGGCGAGCCGCTCGACCCGCGCCGGTTCCTCGCGGGCCGCCAGCCCCGTCAGGAACAGGGTGACCGGGAGGTCGTAGCTCGCCGCGATCTCGACGTACCCGAGGGTGGCGTCCACCTCCGACGCCTCCAGGTACACCTGGTCGCGGGTGTCGAGCGACATGTGGTGGACGTCGCCCGTGAGACAGACCGTCATTCGAGGTAACCGAGGTCGGCGAGGCGGTCCTGTACGGACTCGTCCGACGCGGAGTCGTCGCCGCGCACGTCGATGGGGTCGCGGAGGGCGACCTCGTCGCCGAAGAGGTCGAGGCCCTCGCTGTCCATGTCGGTCGGCACGGCGCTCCCGACGCTCCGGAGGACGGTCGGCGCGACGTCCGTGATCGAGACGGTGTCGTCGACGTCGCCCGAGACGGCGGGCCCGGCCGCGAGGAACAGCCCCGTCCGGACGTTCTCGGCCTCCCAGCGACCCGCCTCCGAGAAGACGGGGTTGTCGCCGATCGCGCCGCTCGTGTGGACGCCCTCGCGCTGGTCGAAGACGACGTTCGGTGCCTCGGGGACGTACGGCCCCGAGTAGGCCTCCTCGCGACGCAGCACCTCGCTCGCGACGGGGCGACCCGCCTCGTCCCGCAGGGCCTCGAGGTCGGCGATCAGGCGCTCGGTGGTCGCCTCGTCGTCGTCGAGGACGTAGATCAGGCCCTGACCGCTCGCGATGGCCGTCGAGCGCTCCCAGTCCACGCGGGCGAGTTTCTGCTCGCGCTTGAACCCGGACTCGTCGTCCGGGACGGCGTCCTTCAGGCGATCGGGCGCGAGTCGAACCACGAGGTCGTGGACGCCGAGGCGGTGGGCGAGCTGGGAGACGCGCTTCTTGTTCACCCCGAAGCGGCCGACGCGGTCCGTCGCGCTCCGCGTCGTCGCGAGGTAGCCCTCGCGCTCCAGCCAGCTGTTGGCGTGGAAGACGGTGTCGATGTCCGTACAGCCGTGGTCGGACATGAGCAGGAGCGTCGCCTCGGGGTACTCCTCGCGGATCGCGCCGACGTGCCGGTCGATGACCTGCCAGGCGCGGCGCGTTGGCGCGCCGCGCCAGAAGAAGTGCTGGAGGACGTTGACGTAGAAGACGGTGCAGTGGGCCACGTCCACGGGGCGCTCCTCCAGGAGGTCGCGGAACGTCGAGAGGCGGCGGTCGATGAGGTCGACGACGCGGTGGGCGGCGTCCACGTCGTCGCGGGCGGTGACGGGCGTCTCGGGGTGGAGGCGGTAGCCCTCGGCGTCGAGTTCGTCGCCGAGTTCCGGCGGGTGGGCGTAGCCCGACTGCTCGCTGCCGGGGCCCCCCGCGACCAGAAAGCCGTCGACCTCGAAGGGGGGGTAGGTCATCGGGACGTTCACGATCCCGGTCGTGTGACCGTCCTCGTTGAGGTAGTCCCAGTAGTTCGCGCCGTCGAACGATCGGGACGTGGGCGTCGTCAGCGTGCGAGAGCGGGTGTCGATCTTCTCCCACCAGAAGACGCCGAGCTTGCCGGGGTTCTTCCCCGTCGTGTAGCAGCGCCAGTTCGGGCAGGTGACGGGCGGCAGACAGCTCTGCATGTCGGCGTGTACGCCCTCCTCCCGTAACGCGGCGACGTTCGGGAGCGTCCCGTCCTCGAGCCACGGACGGAGGAGCGACCAGTTCGCGCCGTCCAGGCCCAAGACGATTGTCTCTGTCATCCTACCCGCGTGGTAGGTCGGTTCGCTATAAACCGTTATTGGGCGTCAGGCGCGGAATCGCTCGTCGAAGGCGGCGTAGCGGGCTGTTACCGTGTCTCGAAGCTGCCGCTCGAACGCCGGGCGCGAGAAGGGGTCGGCGAGGTCGCGGTCCGCGTCGAACGGCTCCGCCTCGAAGCGCTCGACCGCCTCCCGGATCCCCGCCGGCGTCCCGTCGTGGAGCAGGCCGGTCCGGTCGTCGACGAACAGGCCGGGGAACCCCTCGTTCCGGGCGAGACACGCCGCGCCGCTGGCGACGGCCTCGATGGGGACGATGCCGAAGTCCTCCTGGACGCCGTTGAACGCGACCGCCCGGCAGGTCGCCAGGCGATCGTACTTCTCCTCGACGTCGACGAACCCGAGGTAGGTCATGTTCGGCGCGGCCTCGATGCGGTCGAGGACGGCGTCCGGGACGTCGCCCCGCGGCCCGACGAAGGCGAGGTCGCGGTCGAGGTCCTCGAACGCCGCGACGAGTTCGGGGACGCCCTTCTCGACGTCGAGGCGGCCGAGGTGGAGGTACTCGTCGCCGCGGTCGCGTTCGCGCTCCCGGGCCGCCGCGACGTCGATCGGCGGGTAGAGCACCTCCGCCTCGCGGTCGTAGTACTTCCAGATGCGCCGCGCGATGACCGGGCTGTTCGCGAGGTAGCCGTCGACGCGGGGGTCGAGCGCGCCGTCCCGGACGCGGAGGTAGCGCAACAGCGGCCGGGTGAGCGCGCCGGGCAGGGAGGCGGTTCGGTCGTGGTAGCGGTCGTAGAGCGTCCGCGGCGGCGAGTGACAGTAGTTGAGGTGCAGCGTCTCGTCGGGGGTGAGGACCGCCCGGGTGGTCGCGCCGCTGGTGACGAGCACGTCCGGCGGGCCGTAGGACCGCCAGTCGACGTCCTCCCAGAGGGCGTACTCGAAGAGGCGGTCGACGCGCGCCTGCGCCGACCGCAGGGGGGAGAGCGGGAGGTCGCGACAGACGTCGTGGAACTCGACGTGGTCGTACTCGCGGCGCGTGCGCTCGTCGGGCGGGCCGACGGTGTAGATGCGCTCGCAGCCGAGCGTCTCGGCGATCGCGACGGCGACCGCCTCCGCGCCCCCCGGGGAGTCGATCCCCCAGTGGGCGACGGCGACCGACAGGTCCTCGACATCGACGGGCGACGACATGCACGACCGTGCGCGGAGGCGGAGCAAAAGGTCACCGGCAGGCGAGCGGCGCGCGACGAGGGTGCGACTTCCCGACGGTCGGCGGCGCGACCGACCACCACGGCTAAGGACCATCTGGTTGTACCACGCGGTATGACAGACCTGGGTAAGGTAGACCGGGAGTTCTTCGACGAGTACATCTACCCGCACCTCGGCGCGGACCGCGAGGACGTGCTGCTCGCCCCGCAGCACGGGGTGGACTTCGGGGCCATCGACGTGGGCGGGAAGGCGGTCGCGATGGCGACCGATCCGGTGTTCGTCATGCCCTCGCTCGGCTTCGAGCGGGCGGCGTGGTTCGCGTTCCACATCCTCGTGAGCGACGTGGCGGTCTCCGGCCTCGCGCCGACGCACCTCAGCATCGACTTCAACCTCCCGCCGGAGATCACCGACGAGCAGTTCGCCACCGTCTGGGAGACGATGGACGCCGAGGCGCGCGACCTGGGCGTGAGCGTCGTCACCGGTCACACCGCCCGCTACGAGGGGTGCAACTACCCGATGGTCGGCGGCGCGACCGCCATCGCCGTGGGCGAGCACGACGACCTCGTCCGGCCGGACGGGGCGCGCGTCGGCGACCGCGTCGTCGTGACGAAGGGACCCGCAGTCGAGGCGACGGGCCTGCTCTCGATCCAGTTCGAGGACCTCATGCGCGGGGAGGTGCCCGACGACGAGATCGAGGCCGCCCAGGAGCGCTTCTACGACATGTCCCCGGTGCGCGACGCGCTCGTCGCCGCGGCGGCCGCCCCCGTCAGCGCGATGCACGACGCCACCGAGTGCGGCGTCTACGGCGGGTGCTACGAGATCGCACGCGCCGCGGGCGTCGGCATCGAACTCGAGCGCGACCCGATCCCCGTCCTCCCCGGCGTGGAGGCGACCTGCGAGTTCTTCGACGTCGACCCGTGGGCGTCGATCAGCGAGGGGACGCTCCTGCTCACGGTGCCCGAGGAGGGTGTGGACGACGTGCTCGACGCGCTCGACGCCGAGGGCGTCCCCGCCGCCGACGCGGGCCGGGTGGTCGAGGGCTCCGGGCTGGTCGTGGACGGCGAGCCGACCGACCACCCCGGCGCGGATCCCTACTGGGCCGCGGTCGCGGAGAACCTGCCGAAGCTGGAGGAGTAGCGTCGTTCGCGTGGACCGGGATGTGCACAGCGGACGAGAGCGTTCGATCCTCCCCACCCCACGAGCGCGTTCCGGAACGAGATGGGACATGGAGTATCTCATGCGTGCATTTCATGTCTCATGAACCAGTATCGGACGGTAGAGGGGAGTGACCGTGAGCAGCGACGATTCCAAACACGTCCAGACCGAACTGAGCGGCGAGGAGTACGAGCGATTCCGGACGTTCGCCAGAGAGCGGGGGCTGACCGTCAAGGAAGCCAGCCGGGAGGCCCTCGTCGGGTGGGTCGAACGCCAGCGGCAAGCCGACCCGAACGACCGGGCGTTCACCGTCCTCGACGAACTCGACGACGCGTCGCTCCCGGCGATGGCGGAGACGGACGCGCGACGAGAGGACGACCTCGTCGACGAGTGGCGCGGTACCGACGTCGAGTTCACGCTCGCCGACGACCCGGCTGGACGACACGGTCAGTCCGATGGGTGAACCGGTCGAGACGCCGATAGGGACCATCACGGCCGAGCACTTTCGACCGGGGCACGTCCGCCACCAGGTGATGGTCGGGCCGAAGTTCCTCTACACCCTGTTCAACCCGCGTGATCGAATGCACGGCCTCTCACGGGCATTCATGGCGTTCGTCCGCGACGGTGACCTTCCCTACCGTCGCCTCGTCGTGAACGAACACATCGTGGACGAAGCCGCCACCCGGTTGAAGAAGCAGGCGTCGACGCGGAACTCGATCAGATTCGTGACGACGCTCGACGAGAGCACGGTCTATCGGCTCGAACACGTCTCGGAAGTAGCGTTCGAGAACGCGAAGACTACCTTCACCGAGTGGACCGATCTGAACGCCTCGTTCACGGATTTCGTCGTCGCGGCCCACATGGACGAGTTGGAGGTCGATCACATCGTTACGTACGACCGCCACTACGACGCGTTCGACGTGACGACGCTCCCGTATCACGACCGACGTCCGTAGCTGCATCGACCGAACCTGTATCGATCGCTCTCTGGACGGGACGTCGTTCGAAGAGGTTACCGAACGCGACCACCGCACACTATACCTACGTGGTAACCCCATCTCGACGCATGCGACAGTCAGCACCCGTCACCCGCCCCGTGACGCTCACCATCGCGGGCAGCGACTCCGGCGGCGGCGCGGGCATCCAGGCGGACCTGAAGACGGCAGAGGCGTTCGGCGCGTTCGGGACGAGCGTCATCGCGGCCACGACGGCACAGAACACCCGGGGGGTCACGGGCGTGCACGTCCTCCCCCTCGAGCACGTCGAGGCGCAGCTCGACGCCGTGCTCTCGGACTTCGAGATCGGCGCGGCCAAGACGGGGATGCTCGCCACCGCGGAGGTGGTCGAGACGGTCGCCGACTACGCCGCCGACTTCGACTTCCCGCTGGTGGTCGACCCGGTGATGGTCGCCACCTCGGGCGACCGCCTGCTGGCCGAGGCGGCCGAGGCGGCATACGAGGCGCTGATCGCCGAGGCCGCGGTGGTGACGCCGAACGCAGACGAGGTCGAAGTGCTCGTCGGCGAGCGCCCGGAGACGGCGGCCGACGCGCGCGAGGCGGGCGAGGCGCTGCTCGACCTCGGCGCGGACGCGGCGCTCGTGAAGGGCGGGCACCTCGACACCGGCGACGAGGTGGTGGACGTGCTCGTCGCCCCGGATCGCGTCGAGACGTACCGCCACCCGCGCGTGGACACCGACGCGACTCACGGCTCGGGGTGCACGCTGGCGAGCGCGGTCGCGGCCCGCCTCGCGCACGGCGACGATCCCTTCGCCGCCGTCGAGCGCGCGACCGACTTCATGGAGCGGGCCGTCCGGTACCACCACGCCGTCGGCGAGGGCCCGGGAGCGGTCCACCACCTCGCGGCGCTGCGCGAGCGCGCCGACCGGCAGCGCACCGCGACGGCGGTCGAGGGGATCGCGCGCGACCTCCTCCGGGAGGGCGAGCGCGTCCGCGCGCTCGTCCCGGAGGTGGGGACGAACGTCGCCGGGGCGACCCCCTACGCCGAGGGAGTCGATGAGATCGCCGCGGTCGACGGGCGGATCCGGCGGACGGTAGACGGGATCGGTCCGGCGGGAGGCGCGCGTTTCGGGGCGTCCGAGCACGTCGCGCGCGTGCTGCTGGCCGCCCGGGAGTTCGACCCGGCGCTCCGATTCGCGCTGAACGTCCGGTACGGCGACGACGTGCGGGCGGCGATCGACGCGCTCGGGTGGTCGGTCGCCGTCGCGAGCGGGGAGACGGGCTACGAGGAGGGCGTAGCGGGGGCGTTCGACGGGGGGGAGACGCCAGACGCGATCGCCTTCGAGGCGGGCGTCGGCCGCGAGGCGACGGCGGTCCTGTTCGCCGAGGGCGCGGCGGCGCTGACCGAACGCGCGCTGTCGCTCGCGAACGCGGTCGCGAAGAACGGGTGAGAGCCGAACGTCGTCGACCTCGTGACCCCCGGGCGCGAGCCAGGCGGAGGCGCTGTCGTACTCGGGGGACGAGGGAGCCGTGATCCCGTACCTCTCGCTCTGATCCGAACGCTTATCCCATTCCTGGCGACAGTGGGGCGTAGAGCTGACCGATGACCCGCTCCTCTCGCTTCTGAGCCGCTCGACGCGTTACTGGCGCGTCGAGCGCTCAGCGCGCGCTATCGCCGCACCGCCAGCCGACCGACCATCGAGAGGACAGTAATGCCAGGACCGACGTTCATCGAATGCGACCGTATAGAGTTGAAGACGATCGAGGAGGAGGACCTCCCGTTCCTCCGGGAGGGGGTGAACCACCCCGACGTGCGCCGGTACATCGACGTCTTCCGGACGCCGCACACCGAGGAGCGCTACCGCGAGGAGCTGTGGCCCATAGAGACGGGCGACGACGGCGTCTCGCTGCTCGCGGTCCCGCGCGAGGGCGAGCGCGCGGGCGACCCGGTCGGGTCGGTGCAGCTGTACCCGATCGACCACGCCCGCGGGTGGGCGAACATCGGCGTCTGGTTCCACCCGAAGGTGTGGGGGAAGGGGTACGCCCTCGACGCCTGCGCGCACCTCCTCGACTACGGGTTCCGCCGCCTGCGTCTGCACCGGATCTCCGCGAGCGCGATGGCCCCCAACGAGGCGTCCGTCGCGCTCTGCGAGCGCCTCGGGTTCGTGCACGAGGGGACCGTCCGCGAGACCAGTTTCGTCGACGGGGAGCGCGTCGACGACGAGAGCTACGGGCTCCTTGTCCACGAGTGGGAGGGGCCGGAGGCGGTCCTCGGGGGATGACCTCGACGGCGTAGCGAGGCGGGAACCCCCACCGAGGGCACGCTTCCGCGCCGCCTTCCCTGATTCGCGCGGACGTTGACGCTCCCACCCGCGACCGCCACGGGGACGCATCGAAGTCGACGCGAACGTTTTGTGTCCGGGCGCACAAAGACGCACCATGGGAACGAAGACGATCGGCCTCGACGACGAGGCCTACGAGCGCCTGAGGGCGGAGAAGCTGGAGGACGAGAGCTTCAGCGACACGGTCAAGCGGCTCACGGAGGCGGTGGCGGCCGACTGGCGACACGGGTTCGGGAGGTACGGCGACGAGGACGGCGAGCGACTCGAAGCCGCCGTCGCCGCCTCGCGGCGACGAACCGGGGAGGGGCTGTCGGAACGTCAGCGGCGGGTGCTGGAGACGTTCGTCGAGCGTGACGAGGAGTGAAGCTGCTCGACAGTACGTTCCTCGTCCACTACCTCCGCGGCGAGGACGCCGTCGCCGACTATCTCGCGGCTCACGAGGACGAGGAACTGGTGACGACGAGCGTCGACCTGAAGGAGATCGCGGTCGGCGAGCACCTGATCGGCGATCCGACGAGGGAAGAGCTCCTGGCGGACTTCCGGTGGCTCCGGATCGTCCCGTTCGACGCGAACCACGCGTACGTCGCCGGTAAGTTGGAGGCAACGCTTCGCGACGATCCGGGGATCAACCGCGACGGCATCAACGCGCTCGCGGGCGATCTCCTCATCGCCGCCGTGGCGCGAGATCTCGGGGCGACCGTCGTGACGCGCAATCCGGCGGACTTCGAGCGGTTCGAGGGCGTCGCCGTCGAGACGTACTGATCACTGATCGACGCCCGCCGAACGCCCACCCCGCACGGACGAACCCACAGCGTTTTGCTCCGCCCGCCACCACTCAACAGTCATGACTGCGGAGGGAATCGTCGGGCAGTACCTCGCCCTGAAGCGCGAGTCGGACGCCGACCTGCTCGCCATGCAGATGGGCGACTTCTACGAGTTCTTCCACGAGGACGCCGAGGCGGTCGGGCGCGAACTCGACCTGAAGGTGTCCGAGCGTTCGAGCGGCGGGGAGTCCTACAAGATGGCGGGCGTGCCCCTCTCCGAACTCACGCCGTACCTGACGGCGCTGGTCGAGCGGGGGTACCGCGTCGCCGTCGCCGACCAGCGCGAGCGCGAGGACGGCGAGATCGTCCGCGAGATCGTCCGCGTGGCGACGCCGGGCACGCTACTGGAGACGACGAGCGAGGAGGCGCGCTACCTGGCGACCGTCGTTCGGGAGGGCGAGGGCGCGAGCGGAGAGAGGTACGGCCTCGCGTTCGTCGACGTGACGACCGGGCGCTTTCACGTCACGACCGTGGCGGGCGCGGGGGCCGCCTGCACCGAGCTGTACCGCTTCGCGCCGACGGAGGTGCTTCCCGGTCCCGAGGTCCGGGGGGACGACGACCTGCTCGCGCGGATCGAGGAGCGCGTCGAGACGACGCTCACCCTCCACGCGACGGAGGACTTCGCGCCGGGACGGGCGCGTCACGCCGTCCGCGAGCACTTCGGCGACGTGCTGGAATCGCTCGGCGGGTCGGACGGCGGTCGAGGCGGATCGCGCTCCGGTTCCGCCGAGGGGAACGCCGACCCGATCGGGGAGGCGGCCGTCCGCGCGGCGGGCGCGGCGCTCTCCTACCTCTCGGAGACGGGCGTCGGCGCGCTGGCGTCGGTGACGCGGCTCCAGCCCTACCGCCCGGACGACCACGTCGAACTCGACGCGACGACCCAGCGCAACCTCGAACTCACCGAGACGATGACCGGCGCGGGGCGCTCGCTGTACGAGACGATCGACCGCACCGTCACGAGCGCGGGCGGGCGACTGCTGAAGGAGTGGCTCGGGCGGCCCCGCCGGTCGCGCGGCGAACTCGAGCGGCGGCAGTCGACGGTGGCCGCCTTCGCGCACGCCGCGCTCGCGAGAGAGGAGTTCCGCGAGGTGCTCGGGGAGGCGTACGACCTCGAACGGCTCGCCAGCCGGAGCGTCTCGGGGAGCGCCAGCCCGGGCGACCTCCTGCGCGTGCGCGAGACGCTCGCGCTCCTCCCGCGACTGGTCGAGGTCGTCTCCGACTCCGAGCGCCTGCGCGAGTCGCCGGCGAGCGAGGTGCTCTCGCGACCGGATCACGAGGCCGCCGCGGACCTCCGCGAGGCGCTCTCGGCGGCGCTCGCGGACGATCCGCCGAACGCGGTCGCGGGGGGCGGGGTGATCCGCCACGGGTTCGACGACGAACTGGACGACCTGATCGACCGGCTGGAGGCGAACCGGGAGTGGTTCGAGACGCTCGACGAGCGCGAGCGGCGGCGGACGGGTATCTCCCGGCTCTCGGTCGGCCGCAACAAGACCGACGGCTACTACCTCCAGGTGCCGAAGGCCGAGGCCGACGCGGTCCCCGACGACTACGAGGGCATCAAGACGCTGAAGAACGCCCAGCGGTACGTCACCGACGAACTCCGGGAGCGCGAGCGCGAGATCCTCCGCCTGGAGGAGCGCCGCGCCGACCTGGAGTCCGAGCTGTTCGGCGAACTCCGTGACGAGGTGGCGGCGCGCGCCGCGCTCTTGCAGGACGTGGGCCGGGCGTTCGCGGAACTCGACGCGCTCGCGAGCCTCGCGGTGCACGCCGTCGAACGCGACTGGACGCGACCGGAGCTGGCCGAGCCGGGCGTGCTCGACGTGGAGGCGGGTCGTCACCCCGTCGTGGAGACGGACACCGAGTTCGTCCCGAACGACCTCCGCCTCGATCCCGACCGCCGCTTCCTCATCGTGACGGGACCGAACATGAGCGGGAAGTCCACCTACATGCGCCAGGCGGCGCTCATCACGCTGCTCGCGCAGGTGGGGAGCTTCGTCCCCGCCCGGCGGGCGCGCGTGGGCGTCGTCGACGGCATCTACACGCGCGTCGGCGCGCTCGACGAACTCGCCCAGGGACGCTCGACGTTCATGGTGGAGATGCAGGAACTCTCGAACATCCTCCACTCGGCCACCGAGGAGTCGCTGGTGATCTTAGACGAGGTGGGCCGCGGGACGGCCACCTACGACGGCATCAGCATCGCGTGGGCGGCGACGGAGTACCTGCACAACGCCGTGGGCGCGATGACGCTCTTCGCCACCCACTACCACGAGCTGACGACGCTCGCGGACCACCTGCCGCGCGTGTCGAACGTCCACGTCGCGGTGGACGAACGGGACGGCGAGGTGACCTTCCTCCGCACCGTCGAGGAGGGCGCGACCGACCGCTCCTACGGGGTGTACGTCGCGGACCTGGCGGGCGTCCCGACGCCCGTCGTCGAGCGCGCCGACGAGGTGCTCGACGCACTCCGGGAGGAGAAGGCCGTCGAGGCGAAGGGCGGGAGCGGGGACGGCGGTACCGTCCAGGCCGTCTTCGACCTCGGCTCCGGGTCGTTCCGGGGCGCGGCGGAGGCGAAGGCGGAGGCGGACGGGGGGTCGGCGGTCGATCCCCCGACGGGGGCCGGCCCCGAACCCGAACCCGAACCCGAACTCGACCCGGAGACCGAGCGCGTGCTCGCCGACCTCCGGGACGCCGATCCGAACGAGATGACGCCGCTTGCCGCCCTCCAGTTGATTGAGGACCTCCGGGGGCGGTTGCCGGAATGACCGAGCGCCCCCTCCGGGCGACCGTCCACCAGAAGACGGTGCTGTTCGGCCCGGAGCGCGACGTGCTGCTCCTCCGCGACCCGGACGACGGGTGGGAACTCCCGGGCGGCAGGCTCGGCGTCGAGGAGCGCCCGCACGACGGCCTCCGGCGCGAGATCCGCGAGGAGACGGGCCTGGAGGTCGAGGTCGGACGGCCGGTCCACACGGCGGCGTGGCGGAGCAGCGGGACGGACCGGTTCGCGGTGATCTACCGCTGTACGACGACCCGAAACGAGGTGCGCCTGAGCCACGAGCACGTCGACTACCGGTGGGTCGATCCCGCCGACGCACCCCGGTTGCTGAACGACCGGCAGACGGCGGCGCTCGAACGTGCACTGAGGGGTCGCGATGAGTGACGAGATCCGCCGGCTCGACCCGAAGACGGTCGAGCGCATCGCCGCCGGCGAGGTGGTCGAGCGGCCCGCCTCGGTCGTGAAGGAACTCGTCGAGA
The Halomarina pelagica DNA segment above includes these coding regions:
- a CDS encoding sulfatase-like hydrolase/transferase, with amino-acid sequence MPGLSKFSGRDTVENVVVFISDSLRYDALPTDVAERGVAGRTIAASTYTATSVPSMMTGLYPARHCVWNFNDVLAETPPLLAGERAGTDLRTIWDNVSDPAQKPPNRVLRIRGERTVEGSEPPFTVVVHDHGGHAPYDLPDDDWSTSPAFFERYGDDPDRLVELYHAGVETSAERFRRLVEDLEDRALLEETLVVFTSDHGELLGEPERGGVWGHGAPVCPELVEVPTVFVGAGLPAGERIDTLLSGTDLAPTALGALGEDVPADRDGLDLWNATPPEYRVVRSDFWANAGRIRYGACSAWDADGGLVRNVEGPQERLAFAAHRKWLKGAQAPANRRGPLRQYLNLLRIFGEREHVYGEPHLLRVREELVEGFETKQREADVERISTDQLRALGYVE
- a CDS encoding polysaccharide deacetylase family protein, with the translated sequence MTVCLTGDVHHMSLDTRDQVYLEASEVDATLGYVEIAASYDLPVTLFLTGLAAREEPARVERLAAADGVEIGGHNYYAFSTPVHKLWRGLTGSWNGPRRFQAWEIRRTIDALEGCGATVRSWRDHAYRHDDETADLLASHGITHFSDVVDPAGAVERGRPTVVPVNTPPDHEHVYHAFRTPAFVEEDGFEGPFGTESVHPDEWVEWVLDAVAEHREAGRTATVLAHPACMRLADEMAAFDRLCDGLSAYEAVTVREV
- a CDS encoding alkaline phosphatase family protein — translated: MTETIVLGLDGANWSLLRPWLEDGTLPNVAALREEGVHADMQSCLPPVTCPNWRCYTTGKNPGKLGVFWWEKIDTRSRTLTTPTSRSFDGANYWDYLNEDGHTTGIVNVPMTYPPFEVDGFLVAGGPGSEQSGYAHPPELGDELDAEGYRLHPETPVTARDDVDAAHRVVDLIDRRLSTFRDLLEERPVDVAHCTVFYVNVLQHFFWRGAPTRRAWQVIDRHVGAIREEYPEATLLLMSDHGCTDIDTVFHANSWLEREGYLATTRSATDRVGRFGVNKKRVSQLAHRLGVHDLVVRLAPDRLKDAVPDDESGFKREQKLARVDWERSTAIASGQGLIYVLDDDEATTERLIADLEALRDEAGRPVASEVLRREEAYSGPYVPEAPNVVFDQREGVHTSGAIGDNPVFSEAGRWEAENVRTGLFLAAGPAVSGDVDDTVSITDVAPTVLRSVGSAVPTDMDSEGLDLFGDEVALRDPIDVRGDDSASDESVQDRLADLGYLE
- a CDS encoding glycosyltransferase, whose amino-acid sequence is MSSPVDVEDLSVAVAHWGIDSPGGAEAVAVAIAETLGCERIYTVGPPDERTRREYDHVEFHDVCRDLPLSPLRSAQARVDRLFEYALWEDVDWRSYGPPDVLVTSGATTRAVLTPDETLHLNYCHSPPRTLYDRYHDRTASLPGALTRPLLRYLRVRDGALDPRVDGYLANSPVIARRIWKYYDREAEVLYPPIDVAAARERERDRGDEYLHLGRLDVEKGVPELVAAFEDLDRDLAFVGPRGDVPDAVLDRIEAAPNMTYLGFVDVEEKYDRLATCRAVAFNGVQEDFGIVPIEAVASGAACLARNEGFPGLFVDDRTGLLHDGTPAGIREAVERFEAEPFDADRDLADPFSRPAFERQLRDTVTARYAAFDERFRA
- a CDS encoding AIR synthase family protein, yielding MTDLGKVDREFFDEYIYPHLGADREDVLLAPQHGVDFGAIDVGGKAVAMATDPVFVMPSLGFERAAWFAFHILVSDVAVSGLAPTHLSIDFNLPPEITDEQFATVWETMDAEARDLGVSVVTGHTARYEGCNYPMVGGATAIAVGEHDDLVRPDGARVGDRVVVTKGPAVEATGLLSIQFEDLMRGEVPDDEIEAAQERFYDMSPVRDALVAAAAAPVSAMHDATECGVYGGCYEIARAAGVGIELERDPIPVLPGVEATCEFFDVDPWASISEGTLLLTVPEEGVDDVLDALDAEGVPAADAGRVVEGSGLVVDGEPTDHPGADPYWAAVAENLPKLEE
- a CDS encoding type II toxin-antitoxin system VapC family toxin gives rise to the protein MGEPVETPIGTITAEHFRPGHVRHQVMVGPKFLYTLFNPRDRMHGLSRAFMAFVRDGDLPYRRLVVNEHIVDEAATRLKKQASTRNSIRFVTTLDESTVYRLEHVSEVAFENAKTTFTEWTDLNASFTDFVVAAHMDELEVDHIVTYDRHYDAFDVTTLPYHDRRP